Part of the Ignatzschineria larvae DSM 13226 genome, ATCAGCTTCGGCAGCTTCTTTCAATAATGCGTAAGCTTGTGGGATATCTTTGGTAATGCCGGGGCGAGATTGCATTAAGAGTTTGGCAAGTTCCGTCTTGGCATAAGGATGACCCTCATTCGCGGCTAACTCATAAAATTGTAGCGCTTTAGGGACATTAAGACCCACAACAACATCATTGGCATACATATAGCCCACCTTGAATAACAGCTCTTGTTGCGCTTCACTAGCTGGCAAGGCAAGAATTCTCTCTTCTAGTTCGTGAATCTGCTGAAGTGCTTCAGGGCTCTCTTGCCGGGAAAGCAGAAAGTAACGCAATGCAAGGGAGAGATCAATGAGCTCTTTTTCGGTTTTGAGTTCAATTAGACCAAGGTAAAAGAGCGCTTTGTAGTATTTTTTATTCG contains:
- a CDS encoding tetratricopeptide repeat protein, translated to MTFSLEYLFTRVSAALNNKVDLYRMGTFYYEGKYVPQDFEKAKAYLQKAANKKYYKALFYLGLIELKTEKELIDLSLALRYFLLSRQESPEALQQIHELEERILALPASEAQQELLFKVGYMYANDVVVGLNVPKALQFYELAANEGHPYAKTELAKLLMQSRPGITKDIPQAYALLKEAAEADFTPARIQLQKLYERYPEYQPTKSGKHCLNPVEEV